The following proteins are encoded in a genomic region of Neovison vison isolate M4711 chromosome 12, ASM_NN_V1, whole genome shotgun sequence:
- the LOC122892428 gene encoding keratin, type II cuticular Hb5 isoform X1, whose translation MSCRSYRISSGCGVTRTFSSCSAVAPKTGNRCCISAAPYRGVSCYRGLTGFGSRSLSNLGSCGPRMAMGGFRAGSCGRSFGYRSGGVCGPSPPCITTVSVNESLLTPLNLEIDPNAQCVKHEEKEQIKCLNNRFAAFIDKVRFLEQQNKLLETKWQFYQNQRCCESNMEPLFNGYIETLRREAECVEADSGRLASELNHVQEVLEGYKKKYEEEVALRATAENEFVVLKKDVDCAYLRKSDLEANVEALVEESSFLKRLYDEELQVLHAHISDTSVIVKMDNSRDLNMDCVVAEIKAQYDDIASRSRAEAESWYRSKCEEMKATVIRHGETLRRTKEEINELNRMIQRLTAEIENAKCQRAKLEAAVAEAEQQGEAALTDARCKLAELEAALQKAKQDMACLLKEYQEVMNSKLGLDIEIATYRRLLEGEEHRLCEGVGSVNVCVSSSRGGVACGGLTCSTTPGRQIASGPVATGGSITVMAPDSCAPCQPRSSSFSCGSSRSVRFA comes from the exons ATGTCCTGCCGCTCCTACAGGATCAGCTCAGGCTGTGGGGTCACCAGGACCTTCAGCTCCTGCTCAGCTGTGGCCCCCAAAACTGGCAACCGCTGCTGCATCAGTGCCGCTCCCTACCGAGGGGTGTCCTGCTACCGGGGGCTGACGGGCTTCGGCAGCCGCAGCCTCTCCAACCTGGGCTCCTGCGGACCTCGCATGGCCATGGGCGGCTTCCGCGCCGGCTCCTGCGGCCGGAGCTTTGGCTACCGCTCTGGCGGCGTGTGTGGGCCCAGCCCGCCCTGCATCACTACTGTGTCCGTCAACGAGAGCCTCCTCACGCCCCTCAACCTGGAGATCGACCCCAATGCGCAGTGCGTGAAGCATGAGGAGAAGGAGCAGATCAAGTGTTTGAACAACAGGTTCGCTGCCTTCATCGACAAG GTGCGCTTCCTGGAGCAGCAGAACAAGCTGCTGGAGACCAAGTGGCAGTTCTACCAGAACCAGCGTTGCTGCGAGAGCAACATGGAGCCCCTGTTCAATGGCTACATCGAGACGCTGAGGCGGGAGGCCGAGTGCGTGGAGGCCGACAGCGGGAGGCTGGCCTCGGAGCTCAACCACGTGCAGGAGGTGCTGGAGGGCTACAAGAAGAA gTATGAAGAGGAAGTGGCTCTGAGAGCCACGGCAGAGAATGAGTTCGTGGTTCTAAAGAAG GACGTGGACTGCGCCTACCTACGGAAATCCGACCTGGAGGCCAATGTGGAGGCACTGGTGGAGGAGTCTAGCTTCCTGAAGCGTCTCTATGACGAG GAGCTCCAGGTGCTCCACGCCCACATCTCAGACACCTCGGTCATCGTCAAGATGGACAACAGCCGGGACCTGAACATGGACTGCGTTGTAGCTGAGATCAAGGCTCAATACGACGACATTGCCAGCCGCAGCCGGGCTGAGGCTGAGTCCTGGTACCGCAGCAAG tGTGAGGAGATGAAGGCCACAGTGATCCGGCATGGGGAGACCCTGCGCCGCACCAAGGAGGAGATCAACGAGCTCAACCGCATGATCCAGAGGCTGACTGCTGAGATCGAGAATGCCAAGTGCCAG CGGGCCAAGCTGGAGGCCGCCGTGGCTGAAGCAGAACAGCAGGGCGAGGCAGCCCTGACTGATGCCCGCTGCAAGCTGGCGGAGCTGGAGGCCGCCCTGCAGAAAGCCAAGCAGGACATGGCCTGCCTGCTCAAGGAGTACCAGGAGGTGATGAACTCCAAGCTGGGCCTGGACATCGAGATCGCCACCTACAGGCGGCTGCTGGAGGGCGAGGAGCACAG GCTGTGTGAAGGTGTAGGCTCCGTGAATGTCT GTGTCAGCAGCTCCCGCGGGGGAGTGGCCTGTGGGGGCCTCACATGCAGCACAACTCCTGGGCGCCAGATTGCCTCTGGCCCTGTGGCCACTGGTGGCAGCATCACGGTGATGGCGCCTGACTCCTGTGCCCCCTGCCAGCCCCGCTCGTCCAGCTTCAGCTGCGGGAGCAGCAGGTCCGTCCGCTTTGCCTAG
- the LOC122892428 gene encoding keratin, type II cuticular Hb5 isoform X2 — MSCRSYRISSGCGVTRTFSSCSAVAPKTGNRCCISAAPYRGVSCYRGLTGFGSRSLSNLGSCGPRMAMGGFRAGSCGRSFGYRSGGVCGPSPPCITTVSVNESLLTPLNLEIDPNAQCVKHEEKEQIKCLNNRFAAFIDKVRFLEQQNKLLETKWQFYQNQRCCESNMEPLFNGYIETLRREAECVEADSGRLASELNHVQEVLEGYKKKYEEEVALRATAENEFVVLKKDVDCAYLRKSDLEANVEALVEESSFLKRLYDEELQVLHAHISDTSVIVKMDNSRDLNMDCVVAEIKAQYDDIASRSRAEAESWYRSKCEEMKATVIRHGETLRRTKEEINELNRMIQRLTAEIENAKCQRAKLEAAVAEAEQQGEAALTDARCKLAELEAALQKAKQDMACLLKEYQEVMNSKLGLDIEIATYRRLLEGEEHRLCEGVGSVNVCNSSRGGVACGGLTCSTTPGRQIASGPVATGGSITVMAPDSCAPCQPRSSSFSCGSSRSVRFA; from the exons ATGTCCTGCCGCTCCTACAGGATCAGCTCAGGCTGTGGGGTCACCAGGACCTTCAGCTCCTGCTCAGCTGTGGCCCCCAAAACTGGCAACCGCTGCTGCATCAGTGCCGCTCCCTACCGAGGGGTGTCCTGCTACCGGGGGCTGACGGGCTTCGGCAGCCGCAGCCTCTCCAACCTGGGCTCCTGCGGACCTCGCATGGCCATGGGCGGCTTCCGCGCCGGCTCCTGCGGCCGGAGCTTTGGCTACCGCTCTGGCGGCGTGTGTGGGCCCAGCCCGCCCTGCATCACTACTGTGTCCGTCAACGAGAGCCTCCTCACGCCCCTCAACCTGGAGATCGACCCCAATGCGCAGTGCGTGAAGCATGAGGAGAAGGAGCAGATCAAGTGTTTGAACAACAGGTTCGCTGCCTTCATCGACAAG GTGCGCTTCCTGGAGCAGCAGAACAAGCTGCTGGAGACCAAGTGGCAGTTCTACCAGAACCAGCGTTGCTGCGAGAGCAACATGGAGCCCCTGTTCAATGGCTACATCGAGACGCTGAGGCGGGAGGCCGAGTGCGTGGAGGCCGACAGCGGGAGGCTGGCCTCGGAGCTCAACCACGTGCAGGAGGTGCTGGAGGGCTACAAGAAGAA gTATGAAGAGGAAGTGGCTCTGAGAGCCACGGCAGAGAATGAGTTCGTGGTTCTAAAGAAG GACGTGGACTGCGCCTACCTACGGAAATCCGACCTGGAGGCCAATGTGGAGGCACTGGTGGAGGAGTCTAGCTTCCTGAAGCGTCTCTATGACGAG GAGCTCCAGGTGCTCCACGCCCACATCTCAGACACCTCGGTCATCGTCAAGATGGACAACAGCCGGGACCTGAACATGGACTGCGTTGTAGCTGAGATCAAGGCTCAATACGACGACATTGCCAGCCGCAGCCGGGCTGAGGCTGAGTCCTGGTACCGCAGCAAG tGTGAGGAGATGAAGGCCACAGTGATCCGGCATGGGGAGACCCTGCGCCGCACCAAGGAGGAGATCAACGAGCTCAACCGCATGATCCAGAGGCTGACTGCTGAGATCGAGAATGCCAAGTGCCAG CGGGCCAAGCTGGAGGCCGCCGTGGCTGAAGCAGAACAGCAGGGCGAGGCAGCCCTGACTGATGCCCGCTGCAAGCTGGCGGAGCTGGAGGCCGCCCTGCAGAAAGCCAAGCAGGACATGGCCTGCCTGCTCAAGGAGTACCAGGAGGTGATGAACTCCAAGCTGGGCCTGGACATCGAGATCGCCACCTACAGGCGGCTGCTGGAGGGCGAGGAGCACAG GCTGTGTGAAGGTGTAGGCTCCGTGAATGTCTGTAA CAGCTCCCGCGGGGGAGTGGCCTGTGGGGGCCTCACATGCAGCACAACTCCTGGGCGCCAGATTGCCTCTGGCCCTGTGGCCACTGGTGGCAGCATCACGGTGATGGCGCCTGACTCCTGTGCCCCCTGCCAGCCCCGCTCGTCCAGCTTCAGCTGCGGGAGCAGCAGGTCCGTCCGCTTTGCCTAG